CAAATCCCATCAATGTCACGCCGTGTCTTCTGGCCAGCTGAACGCTTCCATTTGTAGGGGCAGAGATGGATAAAACGCAGCGTATGCCATTCTGGATAATCCAGGTCATTACCTCACTTGGAACTCTGCCAGTGGTTAACAGCATCTTGTTTTCAGGCGCAATCCGGTGCAGCAGGATTCCCCCAAACAGCTTATTATAAGTATTGTAGCGGCTGACATCATCATAAAACAGCACGGGCTCGCCCTTTTCATAGAGTCCAATGCTGTGCACTCCACCGGTTTTTACAAAAAGCTCCGATTTCCTGCTGAAGCTCTCCATCATCTCAAAAAGCCCCTGCTGTGTCAAACCGTATCGTTTCAATACTGCTTGAAAATCCGCATCAAGAGCATCGGTCTGTTCTGCTTCATTTCTTGAAAGAATACTCTCCTCAGACAATTCAAAAAAATCTTTTAATTTAGCTGTCCTCTCGTGGCTGTCGATGGAGACAATCGCCCCTGTCCGGGAGGTGCTTCGCTCCACCTCTACTCTGTATATCTGCCGAATATCTTTTATAAGCCTCTTCAGATAAAAAAAACCGATTCCCAGCTCTTTCAAATCCTGAGGTGTGCTCATCAATGCGATCATTTTCTGGCCATTCAGGTAGAGCGTAACCGGATACTCCTCGACCATTGGGTCAAAAACCCTTTTGGCGCCTTCTGGAGTGATCCTTACAATTTCTTCCAATTTCACTGACATCGCTGACTCCTTTTAAATGCTTTGTTAAATCTCCAGGGGTGTTTAAATTGCAGAAAAGGCTCCAATCCGGCGTGTAAATCCGTGCTTCCTTCTCTGCTATGTAATAAATATTTTCCCGGCTTAAATAATGAAAAACACTCTTTCTTCCGCTTTTCAGAAATTCCTCTGCCGAGGGCAGTAAGTCTCTTGAATAAAAGGCGTTAAAAGGCTCTATCCATTCCTTATAGCGTGTAACACAGCCCTTTTTCTCAGGATTTTCCTCCAGGAGCGCCATCATATGGCGTATGAACGCCAGGTCATAATTGGGCATATCGCAGGCCGTGACGTAAACACAGCTTGA
This portion of the Eubacterium sp. 1001713B170207_170306_E7 genome encodes:
- a CDS encoding formate dehydrogenase accessory sulfurtransferase FdhD; this encodes MSVKLEEIVRITPEGAKRVFDPMVEEYPVTLYLNGQKMIALMSTPQDLKELGIGFFYLKRLIKDIRQIYRVEVERSTSRTGAIVSIDSHERTAKLKDFFELSEESILSRNEAEQTDALDADFQAVLKRYGLTQQGLFEMMESFSRKSELFVKTGGVHSIGLYEKGEPVLFYDDVSRYNTYNKLFGGILLHRIAPENKMLLTTGRVPSEVMTWIIQNGIRCVLSISAPTNGSVQLARRHGVTLMGFVRGKRLNLYA
- a CDS encoding molybdenum cofactor guanylyltransferase, producing the protein MKKYKTAAILAGGKSTRMGKDKKNLVISGEALLQSIVDQLAVLFDEIIIVGCKKDEINKIHGITGVYPDALDVSASLTGIYTALLYSQSSCVYVTACDMPNYDLAFIRHMMALLEENPEKKGCVTRYKEWIEPFNAFYSRDLLPSAEEFLKSGRKSVFHYLSRENIYYIAEKEARIYTPDWSLFCNLNTPGDLTKHLKGVSDVSEIGRNCKDHSRRRQKGF